A DNA window from Thermogemmata fonticola contains the following coding sequences:
- a CDS encoding sensor histidine kinase, with amino-acid sequence MFWRLFATYLLLVAAVVGLVGIALYQRAEVLFYESVQEVAAIVVVVLGLAAGAAYLLARRFTRPLQALMDGARRIAAGDFQHQIRSRGPRELAALAEAFNAMSRRLAETFNLLEHDREQLRAILSGMVEGVVAIDEQHRIVFANQRAGELLGFDRKAVVHQSLEQALRQPGLLEIIHKGLAASEPYREELEWKGPPPRSLGVYVSRFQGHGMPGAVIVLHDTTELRQAERLRQDFVANVSHELKTPLAVIKSSVETLVDGAAEEPESRHLFLQQIVREADRLEELIKDLLSLARIESGHLRLEPQAIPLERAISECLERHHPRAESKTLTLVEKPPKDGPADLAVWADPDALRQILDNLVDNAIKYTPNGGRITIRWSGTADTVSFEVEDTGVGIPAADLPRVFERFYRVDKARSRAVGGTGLGLAIVKHLVQAMKGQVRASSTVGKGTTFRVTLPRALPLTASPAERTSERSVASTVEQAAERSSERPGERTSERIADRPSDLSAEQPAGQSPTTTPV; translated from the coding sequence ATGTTCTGGCGCCTGTTCGCCACCTATCTGTTGCTGGTCGCCGCGGTGGTGGGTTTGGTGGGTATTGCTTTATATCAGCGGGCGGAAGTTTTGTTTTACGAGTCGGTGCAGGAAGTGGCGGCGATCGTCGTGGTGGTGCTGGGTCTGGCGGCCGGCGCGGCCTATCTGCTGGCCCGGCGTTTCACCCGCCCGTTGCAGGCCCTAATGGATGGCGCCCGGCGGATCGCCGCCGGCGATTTTCAGCATCAGATTCGCAGCCGGGGACCGCGGGAATTGGCCGCCTTGGCCGAGGCCTTCAACGCCATGAGCCGCCGTTTGGCGGAAACCTTCAACTTGCTGGAACACGACCGGGAACAGCTCCGCGCTATTCTCTCCGGCATGGTCGAAGGCGTGGTGGCCATCGACGAGCAGCACCGGATCGTCTTCGCCAATCAGCGAGCCGGGGAACTCCTGGGTTTCGATCGCAAAGCCGTGGTGCACCAATCCCTGGAGCAGGCGTTGCGCCAGCCGGGGCTGCTGGAGATCATCCATAAGGGTTTGGCGGCTAGCGAGCCGTACCGCGAGGAGCTGGAATGGAAAGGTCCGCCGCCGCGGAGCCTGGGAGTGTACGTCTCCCGCTTTCAGGGCCACGGCATGCCTGGCGCGGTGATTGTCCTGCACGATACCACCGAGCTGCGTCAGGCGGAGCGCTTGCGCCAGGATTTCGTCGCCAACGTTTCCCACGAGTTGAAAACCCCCTTGGCCGTCATCAAATCCAGCGTCGAAACCCTGGTGGACGGAGCGGCGGAAGAACCGGAATCCCGGCATCTGTTCCTCCAGCAGATTGTCCGCGAAGCCGACCGGCTCGAAGAACTGATCAAGGACCTACTCAGCCTGGCGCGGATCGAGTCGGGGCATCTGCGCTTAGAACCGCAAGCCATCCCCCTGGAGCGGGCGATCAGCGAATGCCTGGAGCGGCACCATCCCCGCGCGGAGAGCAAGACGTTGACTTTGGTGGAAAAGCCGCCCAAGGACGGTCCCGCCGATCTCGCGGTCTGGGCGGACCCCGACGCCTTGCGCCAGATACTGGACAACCTCGTGGACAATGCCATCAAATATACTCCCAACGGCGGCCGCATCACCATTCGCTGGAGTGGCACGGCGGATACCGTCAGCTTTGAGGTGGAAGATACGGGTGTCGGTATCCCGGCGGCGGACCTGCCGCGAGTCTTCGAGCGGTTCTACCGGGTGGACAAGGCCCGCAGCCGCGCCGTCGGCGGCACCGGCTTAGGATTAGCTATCGTCAAGCACTTGGTCCAGGCGATGAAAGGCCAGGTGCGCGCCAGTAGTACGGTCGGCAAGGGTACGACCTTCCGGGTGACCCTGCCGCGGGCGCTTCCCTTGACAGCCTCCCCGGCCGAACGGACCAGTGAGCGATCGGTGGCCTCGACCGTAGAGCAGGCTGCCGAGCGTTCCTCTGAGCGGCCTGGTGAGCGTACCTCCGAGCGGATTGCGGACCGGCCTAGTGATCTCTCCGCGGAACAGCCGGCGGGGCAGTCCCCGACCACCACGCCGGTGTAA
- a CDS encoding UvrD-helicase domain-containing protein yields the protein MSGWTEQQREAITRRNTSVVLSAGAGCGKTFVLTQRYVSHLESDGATPRQIVAITFTERAAREMRERIRRELRQRWQQSWQQNDPQAFARWQTLLLELEQAQITTIHAFCSALLRRYAIPAGLDPSFTVLDELQAVTWQQEHIRETLPRLLLHSQASAAESLRQLLHYFSYSELLRAIEGLLAQEDCPAWEEWLRRSPEEIVEFWREQAVHLRSLWVRHLRRTDPRWVAVERLLPRLAVHSNSLGRLAQTLGQLLKELSQPSASPDTLDRLREAARIQGIPRKDWPDDTLKEQTKTILADFREALKRDAETFDSQLWQTEAEGILQAARISQHWLAVALWVAKDAHRRKSQDDALSFQDLLLRCRDLVRDHPNIRKELQDQYRFLLLDELQDTDPVQMELIKCLCGDQLTSGKLFAVGDHKQSIYRFRGAEVELFLQLRQQMPPEGRLDLTRNFRSQAGVLHFVNALFRQHLSEYVPLEAHRRTEGSEVPVEFLWVVPAVADQAEGKAESKEQEEEAGKKPSEEGEEDGEHEGPARQRRRLEAAAVAQRIQELLADPTPRLWGRDTQPRRLRPRDIVLLFRAMTHVDIYEAALQEAGIDYYLVGGWAFFAQQEIYDILNVVRAIENPHDSIPLAGALRSPLLQVSDDSLAILAQHRDGLWGGLRDAAWQQQLPAAEQEVVRRAARLLQQWQRQKDRLPLARLLGQIVADTAYDAALQFEPLGERKLANLWKILDLAREFEQGGLFGLHEFADRLQDLIARQPKEEQAATVPEEADVVRLMSIHQAKGLEFPVVFLPDLAGARRSGWTAPVRWHRTLGCLVQLPSEWKMLPEGQETLPFSPLPCQLGQKWDALADTEEEWRIFYVACTRAADRLILSAALQRPLEPHESTLPLQHNPWTLLLEDRFDLIHGVCRDPAESLQVRVRFVEARQLTASPLDITAGTHPNSATEARSEIPARGMPAEINPNVATEPNPLRTDPFAS from the coding sequence ATGAGTGGGTGGACCGAGCAGCAGCGGGAAGCAATCACGCGCCGGAATACCTCGGTGGTGCTCTCGGCGGGGGCGGGGTGCGGGAAAACATTCGTGCTCACGCAGCGGTACGTCAGCCATCTGGAATCGGATGGGGCGACGCCGCGGCAAATAGTGGCCATCACCTTCACGGAACGGGCCGCGCGGGAAATGCGGGAGCGCATCCGGCGGGAATTGCGCCAGCGCTGGCAGCAAAGTTGGCAGCAAAACGATCCGCAGGCATTCGCCCGCTGGCAGACCCTGCTCCTGGAGCTGGAACAAGCCCAAATCACCACCATCCACGCGTTTTGCTCCGCTCTGCTGCGCCGCTATGCCATCCCCGCGGGTCTGGACCCCTCCTTCACCGTCCTGGACGAACTCCAAGCCGTCACCTGGCAGCAGGAACATATCCGGGAAACCCTACCCCGCCTGCTGCTGCACTCCCAGGCTTCCGCCGCAGAGAGTTTGCGCCAACTTCTGCACTATTTCAGCTACTCGGAACTCCTCCGAGCCATCGAGGGATTGCTCGCGCAAGAGGATTGTCCGGCCTGGGAAGAATGGCTGCGACGTTCCCCGGAGGAGATCGTCGAGTTTTGGCGGGAGCAGGCGGTGCATCTGCGGAGTCTGTGGGTCCGGCACCTGCGGCGAACCGATCCCCGCTGGGTGGCCGTCGAACGGCTGCTGCCCCGGCTCGCGGTTCACTCCAACTCCCTGGGCCGACTAGCGCAGACGCTGGGGCAACTTCTGAAAGAACTGAGCCAGCCGTCCGCCTCCCCGGACACCCTGGATCGCCTCCGCGAGGCCGCCCGCATCCAAGGCATCCCCCGCAAAGACTGGCCGGATGACACTCTCAAGGAACAAACCAAGACAATCCTGGCGGACTTCCGCGAGGCCCTGAAGCGTGACGCCGAGACGTTCGACTCCCAGCTCTGGCAAACCGAGGCCGAGGGAATCCTCCAGGCCGCCCGGATCAGCCAGCACTGGCTAGCGGTCGCTCTCTGGGTCGCCAAAGACGCCCACCGGCGCAAAAGCCAAGACGATGCCCTGAGCTTCCAGGATCTCCTCCTGCGCTGCCGCGACCTGGTCCGCGACCACCCCAACATCCGCAAGGAACTCCAAGATCAGTACCGCTTTCTGCTCCTGGACGAATTGCAAGACACCGACCCCGTCCAGATGGAATTGATCAAGTGTCTCTGCGGGGATCAACTGACGAGCGGCAAGCTCTTCGCCGTCGGGGATCACAAGCAATCGATCTATCGCTTTCGGGGTGCGGAGGTGGAGTTATTTCTCCAGTTGCGCCAGCAGATGCCGCCGGAGGGCCGACTCGATCTGACACGCAATTTCCGCTCCCAGGCCGGGGTGCTGCACTTCGTCAATGCCCTATTTCGCCAGCATCTGAGCGAGTATGTACCGTTGGAGGCGCACCGAAGGACCGAGGGGAGCGAGGTGCCGGTCGAGTTTCTCTGGGTTGTACCGGCGGTGGCGGATCAAGCCGAGGGGAAAGCCGAGAGCAAGGAACAGGAGGAGGAAGCGGGGAAGAAGCCCAGCGAGGAGGGGGAGGAAGACGGGGAACACGAGGGTCCGGCGAGGCAGCGGCGCCGCCTGGAGGCCGCCGCCGTCGCCCAGCGCATCCAGGAGCTGCTCGCCGATCCGACTCCCCGGCTCTGGGGCCGGGACACCCAGCCGCGCCGCCTGAGACCGCGGGACATCGTGCTCCTGTTCCGCGCCATGACCCACGTGGACATCTACGAAGCCGCCCTCCAGGAAGCGGGGATCGATTACTACCTGGTCGGCGGGTGGGCCTTCTTCGCCCAACAGGAGATTTACGACATCCTCAACGTGGTACGAGCTATCGAGAATCCGCACGACAGCATCCCCCTGGCTGGCGCCCTGCGCTCCCCCCTGCTCCAGGTGTCGGATGACAGCCTGGCGATCCTGGCCCAGCATCGGGACGGCTTATGGGGCGGCTTGCGGGACGCCGCCTGGCAGCAACAACTGCCTGCTGCGGAACAGGAGGTGGTCCGCCGGGCCGCCCGCCTCTTGCAGCAGTGGCAACGGCAGAAGGACCGCTTGCCCTTAGCCCGGCTGTTAGGGCAGATTGTGGCCGACACCGCCTACGACGCTGCTTTGCAATTCGAGCCGCTGGGGGAACGTAAGCTCGCCAACCTCTGGAAGATTCTCGATCTGGCCCGCGAGTTTGAGCAAGGCGGCCTCTTCGGCCTCCATGAGTTCGCCGACCGCCTCCAGGACCTCATCGCCCGCCAGCCGAAGGAGGAGCAAGCCGCCACCGTCCCTGAAGAGGCGGATGTCGTCCGCTTGATGAGCATCCATCAAGCCAAGGGCTTGGAGTTTCCAGTGGTGTTCCTGCCGGACCTGGCCGGTGCGCGCCGCAGCGGCTGGACCGCCCCCGTCCGCTGGCACCGCACCCTGGGATGCCTCGTCCAACTCCCCAGCGAATGGAAAATGCTCCCGGAGGGCCAGGAAACGCTTCCCTTCTCCCCTCTGCCCTGTCAACTTGGCCAGAAATGGGATGCCCTGGCCGACACCGAGGAAGAATGGCGCATCTTCTACGTGGCCTGCACGCGTGCCGCCGACCGTCTCATCCTCTCCGCCGCCCTTCAACGACCCCTCGAACCCCACGAGTCTACCTTGCCCCTTCAGCACAACCCCTGGACCCTCTTGCTGGAGGATCGCTTCGACCTCATCCATGGCGTATGCCGAGACCCGGCGGAGTCCCTCCAGGTCCGCGTGCGTTTCGTGGAAGCCCGCCAACTTACCGCTTCACCCCTCGACATCACTGCGGGCACCCACCCCAACTCGGCCACCGAAGCTCGCTCGGAAATCCCCGCACGGGGAATGCCCGCAGAGATAAACCCTAACGTGGCTACGGAACCCAACCCCCTCCGAACCGATCCCTTCGCCTCGTGA
- a CDS encoding DUF1549 and DUF1553 domain-containing protein: MDRRVLSAGVAAVLWLGSLGWSWGAPPREAEERQRVIGQPVRLVVAPEAVTLQGRRSAQQVLVSGQYADGSVRDLTHAAAVRVEPAGIVEVQEGLFLRPRQNGSATLIVQAGSQTVRLPVTVQGMEQDQPVSFRRDVVAALNVGGCNMGACHGTPSGKNGFRLSLRGDDPSFDYAQLTREQFGRRTGRHNAEQSLIFLKGVGRVPHEGGQRFSPSSLAAEMLLAWLSEGLRDDPANLPPLQEVRVQPGPRVQTAPARWQQLAVLARFADGHQRDVTRLSNYSSSDPSIAEVSPNGLVEFKRGGEVAILVRYLDQLVSVRLTYLEPKEGFRWPNPPEHNFIDKHVYAKLRQMNLAPSELSRDGDFVRRVYLDVLGRLPTVAETQAFLQDRDPRKREKLIDQLLEMPEFADFWALKWADVLRSSRKTIQLKGSQGLQAWLRGHLLRNTPWDEVVRELLTATGNTFSHPPANYYRVARDPQSLAETTAQLFFGIRLQCAKCHNHPFERWTQDDYYGFAAWFARVKLRPEPVLGSRPNGPPAAEVVYVERSGEVTQPRSGRVMKPRFLGAGEKEVDPSQDRRDLLAAWLTAPDNPFFARSVVNRVWFHLMGKGIVDPVDDFRDSNPPSNDELLRALAADFAAHKYDLKHLIRTILKSRTYQLSAQPNEFNADDDKYFSKAVTKLLTAEQLLDALCDLTGVPEKFAGLPLGTRAVQLPDGEVNHPFLKAFGQPARELACECERESEGNLGQALQLINGPTVNEKVRNPNNRLGKLLAANASDEAILDELYLAAYCRLPTAEERSKVQEHLRKNPDRRKAWEDVLWAIINTREFLFRH, encoded by the coding sequence ATGGATCGCCGTGTGTTGAGTGCCGGTGTGGCAGCCGTGCTGTGGTTGGGGAGCCTGGGGTGGTCCTGGGGGGCGCCGCCGCGGGAGGCGGAGGAACGGCAGCGTGTGATCGGGCAGCCGGTGCGGCTGGTGGTGGCGCCGGAAGCGGTAACGCTCCAGGGTCGGCGCTCCGCCCAGCAGGTGCTCGTCAGCGGCCAGTATGCGGATGGTTCGGTGCGGGACCTGACCCACGCGGCGGCGGTGCGTGTGGAACCGGCGGGGATTGTGGAGGTGCAGGAGGGGCTGTTCCTCCGCCCGCGGCAGAATGGAAGCGCGACGCTGATCGTGCAGGCGGGCAGTCAAACGGTCCGGCTGCCAGTCACTGTGCAGGGGATGGAACAGGACCAGCCGGTGAGTTTCCGGCGGGATGTGGTGGCAGCGCTCAACGTCGGCGGCTGCAATATGGGGGCCTGCCACGGCACACCGAGCGGCAAAAACGGCTTTCGCCTCTCCCTGCGCGGAGATGATCCGAGCTTCGATTATGCCCAACTGACGCGGGAACAATTCGGGCGGCGGACGGGCCGGCACAACGCCGAGCAGAGCCTCATCTTCCTCAAAGGCGTCGGACGCGTGCCCCATGAAGGCGGGCAGCGGTTCAGTCCGTCGAGTCTGGCGGCGGAGATGCTGCTGGCCTGGCTCTCGGAAGGATTGCGGGACGATCCGGCGAACCTGCCCCCCTTGCAGGAGGTGCGGGTGCAACCGGGACCGCGCGTCCAGACGGCGCCGGCCCGCTGGCAGCAACTGGCCGTCCTGGCCCGCTTCGCCGATGGCCACCAGCGCGACGTCACCCGCTTGAGCAACTACTCCAGCAGTGACCCGTCGATTGCGGAGGTCTCTCCGAACGGCCTGGTCGAATTCAAACGCGGCGGGGAAGTGGCCATCCTCGTCCGCTATCTCGACCAACTCGTCTCCGTCCGCCTGACCTATCTGGAACCGAAGGAGGGATTCCGCTGGCCCAACCCGCCGGAGCACAATTTCATCGATAAGCATGTGTACGCCAAGCTGCGGCAGATGAACCTGGCGCCTTCGGAGCTAAGCCGCGATGGGGACTTTGTCCGCCGGGTCTACCTTGATGTGCTCGGCCGACTGCCCACGGTGGCGGAAACTCAAGCCTTCCTCCAGGATCGCGACCCGCGCAAGCGGGAGAAGCTGATCGACCAGCTTCTGGAGATGCCGGAATTCGCGGACTTCTGGGCGCTCAAATGGGCGGATGTGCTCCGCAGCAGCCGCAAGACGATCCAACTCAAGGGCAGCCAAGGGTTGCAAGCCTGGCTGCGCGGCCACCTCTTGCGCAATACCCCCTGGGATGAAGTGGTCCGGGAGCTGCTCACCGCCACGGGGAATACCTTCAGCCATCCGCCGGCCAACTACTACCGAGTGGCCCGCGATCCGCAAAGCCTGGCCGAGACCACAGCTCAGTTGTTCTTCGGCATCCGCCTCCAGTGCGCCAAGTGCCACAATCATCCCTTCGAGCGCTGGACGCAGGACGATTACTACGGTTTTGCGGCCTGGTTTGCCCGCGTGAAATTGCGGCCGGAACCGGTGCTTGGCAGCCGGCCCAATGGCCCTCCAGCGGCGGAAGTGGTTTATGTCGAGCGGTCGGGGGAAGTGACACAACCGCGCAGTGGACGGGTCATGAAGCCGCGCTTCCTCGGCGCCGGCGAAAAGGAGGTGGACCCCAGCCAGGACCGCCGCGACCTCCTAGCCGCCTGGCTCACCGCTCCCGATAACCCCTTCTTCGCCCGCTCCGTCGTCAACCGCGTCTGGTTCCACCTCATGGGCAAGGGGATCGTCGATCCCGTGGACGACTTCCGCGACTCCAATCCCCCCAGCAATGACGAGCTGCTCCGAGCACTGGCTGCCGATTTCGCCGCCCACAAATACGACCTCAAACACCTGATCCGCACCATTCTGAAGTCCCGGACCTACCAGTTGTCGGCCCAGCCCAACGAGTTCAACGCCGATGACGACAAATACTTCTCCAAGGCGGTGACAAAACTGCTGACGGCAGAGCAACTCCTGGACGCCCTGTGCGACCTGACCGGCGTGCCGGAGAAGTTCGCCGGCCTGCCCCTGGGGACGCGCGCCGTGCAACTGCCGGATGGCGAAGTGAACCATCCATTCCTCAAGGCCTTCGGCCAGCCGGCGCGGGAACTGGCCTGCGAATGCGAACGGGAAAGCGAAGGGAACTTGGGCCAAGCGCTGCAACTGATCAACGGGCCGACCGTCAACGAAAAGGTGCGGAATCCCAATAACCGCTTGGGCAAGCTGCTGGCCGCCAATGCCAGCGATGAGGCCATTCTCGATGAGCTGTACCTGGCCGCCTACTGCCGCCTGCCCACGGCGGAGGAACGGAGCAAGGTCCAGGAACACCTGCGCAAAAATCCCGATCGCCGCAAGGCCTGGGAGGATGTGCTCTGGGCCATCATCAACACGCGCGAGTTTCTCTTCCGCCATTGA
- the asnS gene encoding asparagine--tRNA ligase codes for METIRVVEARRPEAIGREVCIRGWVRTRRDSKAGLSFIEVNDGSCLGNLQVLAPASLPNYETVVKHLHTGASIRALGVIQASPAKGQATELLAQQVELLGDADPNTYPLQKKNHTYEFLRTIAHLRPRTNTFGAVTRLRHRVSLSIHQFFHENGFYYIHTPIITSSDCEGAGALFRVTTLDLEHLPRQQGRVDYTQDFFGKPTYLTVSGQLQAEAYACALGKVYTFGPTFRAENSNTTRHLAEFWMVEPEMAFYELADNMNLAEAFLKRIIADALRDCAEDMQFFQERVDPHLLPRLQHVLETPFQRISYTEAVDILSRAGRVWEFPIAWGKDLQSEHERYLAEEHFRAPVILYDYPRTIKPFYMKVNDDGRTVRAMDVLVPGVGEIIGGSQREDRYEVLEERLQEQGLDREAYRWYLDLRRYGSVPHSGFGLGLERTLLFLTGLTNIRDVIPFPRYPGHAEY; via the coding sequence GTGGAAACGATACGTGTCGTCGAGGCGCGGCGTCCGGAGGCGATCGGCCGGGAGGTGTGCATCCGGGGTTGGGTGCGGACGCGGCGAGATTCCAAAGCGGGCTTGAGTTTCATCGAGGTCAATGATGGTTCGTGTTTGGGCAACTTACAGGTGCTGGCGCCGGCGAGTCTGCCTAACTATGAAACAGTCGTCAAGCATCTGCACACCGGGGCGAGCATTCGGGCGCTAGGGGTGATTCAGGCTTCCCCGGCCAAGGGACAGGCCACCGAGCTATTGGCCCAACAGGTGGAATTGCTCGGAGATGCCGACCCCAACACCTACCCGCTTCAGAAGAAGAACCACACTTACGAGTTCCTCCGGACCATTGCCCACCTGCGGCCCCGGACCAACACCTTCGGTGCGGTGACCCGCCTCCGCCACCGCGTTTCCCTGTCCATTCACCAGTTTTTCCACGAGAACGGCTTTTACTACATTCACACCCCCATCATCACCTCCAGCGATTGCGAAGGGGCCGGCGCTCTGTTCCGCGTCACCACCCTGGACCTGGAGCACCTTCCCCGGCAGCAGGGACGGGTGGACTACACCCAGGATTTCTTCGGCAAGCCGACCTATCTGACCGTCAGCGGGCAGTTGCAGGCGGAAGCCTATGCCTGCGCCCTGGGCAAGGTTTACACCTTCGGCCCCACCTTCCGGGCAGAGAACTCCAACACCACCCGCCACCTCGCCGAGTTCTGGATGGTCGAACCGGAAATGGCCTTCTACGAGCTGGCCGACAACATGAACCTAGCCGAAGCCTTCCTCAAGCGCATCATCGCCGATGCTTTGCGGGACTGCGCCGAGGATATGCAGTTTTTCCAGGAGCGGGTCGATCCGCATCTGCTACCCCGGCTTCAACACGTGCTGGAAACTCCCTTCCAGCGGATTAGCTATACCGAAGCCGTGGACATCCTCAGCCGGGCAGGCCGCGTCTGGGAGTTCCCCATCGCATGGGGCAAGGACCTCCAGAGTGAGCACGAGCGCTACTTGGCCGAGGAACACTTCCGCGCCCCGGTCATCCTCTACGACTATCCCCGCACCATCAAGCCGTTCTACATGAAGGTCAACGACGATGGCCGGACCGTGCGGGCGATGGATGTCTTGGTTCCCGGTGTGGGAGAAATCATCGGCGGCAGCCAGCGCGAGGACCGCTACGAGGTCCTGGAAGAACGCTTGCAAGAGCAAGGGCTGGACCGCGAGGCCTATCGCTGGTACCTCGACCTGCGCCGCTATGGCTCCGTTCCCCATTCGGGCTTCGGCTTGGGTCTGGAGCGGACCCTCCTGTTCCTCACCGGCTTGACCAACATCCGCGATGTCATTCCCTTCCCACGCTATCCGGGACACGCTGAGTATTGA
- a CDS encoding pyridoxal-phosphate dependent enzyme: MSGEYACDLAAVQAAANRLHGVVHRTPVMHSRSFDQRAGRRVLFKCENLQKVGAFKFRGASNAVRLLPEAAARRGVVTHSSGNHAQALALAARQRGIPAYIVMPHTAPLVKRQAVADYGGQITLCEPTLAAREEAAARIAASTGAVLIPPFDHPDVIAGQGTVALEFLEQAPELEALVIPIGGGGLIAGCTIAAQGVRPSMRIFGAEPAGADDAARSKAAGQWLPQLQPQSIADGLLTSTGQLTWPVIRDRVERVFTVGDDEIRAAMRFLWERLKLIVEPSGAVPAAVVLSEAFRALPGLSTVGVVLSGGNVTLDRLYW, translated from the coding sequence ATGAGCGGGGAGTATGCCTGCGATCTGGCCGCGGTGCAAGCGGCGGCGAACCGCCTGCACGGGGTGGTGCATCGCACACCGGTGATGCATTCGCGCAGTTTCGATCAACGGGCGGGCCGGCGCGTTCTCTTCAAGTGCGAGAACCTTCAAAAGGTCGGGGCGTTCAAGTTTCGGGGGGCGTCCAATGCGGTGCGGCTCTTGCCCGAAGCGGCGGCCCGGCGCGGGGTGGTGACGCACTCCAGCGGCAATCATGCCCAGGCGCTAGCCCTGGCGGCCCGGCAACGCGGCATCCCCGCCTATATCGTCATGCCCCATACCGCCCCGCTAGTCAAGCGCCAAGCGGTCGCCGATTATGGCGGGCAGATCACGTTGTGCGAACCGACCCTGGCAGCCCGTGAGGAAGCGGCGGCGCGCATCGCGGCGAGCACCGGAGCCGTGCTCATCCCGCCGTTCGACCATCCCGATGTCATCGCCGGTCAGGGAACGGTCGCACTGGAATTTTTGGAACAAGCCCCGGAGCTGGAGGCGCTGGTGATTCCGATCGGTGGCGGCGGGTTGATCGCTGGCTGCACCATTGCCGCGCAGGGGGTACGTCCTTCGATGCGTATCTTCGGGGCGGAACCGGCGGGGGCGGATGACGCAGCCCGGTCCAAGGCCGCCGGTCAATGGCTGCCGCAGCTCCAGCCCCAATCCATCGCCGATGGCTTGCTCACCAGCACCGGGCAGCTCACCTGGCCGGTCATCCGTGACCGGGTCGAGCGGGTCTTCACGGTCGGCGACGATGAAATCCGGGCGGCCATGCGCTTCCTTTGGGAACGCCTCAAGTTGATCGTGGAACCGAGCGGGGCGGTGCCGGCGGCGGTGGTCCTCAGCGAAGCCTTCCGTGCCTTGCCGGGTCTTTCCACCGTCGGCGTCGTTCTCAGCGGCGGCAACGTCACCCTCGACCGCCTCTACTGGTGA